Proteins encoded together in one Corynebacterium liangguodongii window:
- the rfbA gene encoding glucose-1-phosphate thymidylyltransferase RfbA: MKGIILAGGSGTRLYPITKGISKQLMPIYDKPMIYYPLSTLISAGIREILVITTPEDAPAFQRLLGDGSHLGVILDYAVQPSPDGLAQAFLIGEEFIGSDSVALVLGDNIFEGAGLAQILGDIRDVDGGAIFAYEVSDPQRYGVVAFDENGTATSIEEKPASPKSPFAVVGLYFYDNDVVSIAKTIAPSDRGELEITSVNEAYLRQGRLQVHRLHRGDVWLDTGTIDSMSEASAYVEAIQKRTGTVIGSPEVAAYREGLISRDQLVFLGESMLKSGYGRYLLDAARD, translated from the coding sequence ATGAAAGGCATCATCCTCGCGGGCGGCTCGGGCACGCGCCTCTACCCCATCACCAAGGGCATCTCGAAGCAGCTCATGCCGATCTACGACAAGCCGATGATCTACTACCCGCTGAGCACGCTGATCAGCGCCGGCATACGCGAAATCCTCGTCATCACCACGCCGGAGGATGCGCCCGCGTTCCAGCGCCTGCTTGGCGACGGCTCCCACCTCGGTGTCATCCTCGACTACGCCGTCCAGCCCTCCCCCGACGGGCTGGCCCAAGCCTTCCTCATCGGGGAGGAGTTCATCGGGAGCGACTCCGTGGCCCTCGTGCTTGGCGACAACATCTTCGAAGGCGCCGGCCTCGCCCAAATCCTCGGAGACATCCGCGACGTCGACGGCGGCGCGATTTTCGCCTACGAGGTCTCCGACCCGCAGCGCTACGGCGTAGTCGCCTTCGACGAGAACGGCACCGCGACCTCGATCGAGGAGAAGCCGGCCTCCCCGAAGTCGCCGTTTGCCGTCGTGGGGCTGTACTTCTACGACAACGACGTCGTCTCCATTGCGAAGACCATCGCACCGAGCGATCGCGGGGAGCTCGAAATCACCTCCGTCAACGAGGCCTATCTACGCCAGGGGCGGCTCCAGGTCCACCGGCTGCACCGTGGCGACGTCTGGCTCGACACCGGAACAATCGATTCTATGAGCGAGGCAAGCGCGTACGTCGAGGCGATCCAAAAACGCACCGGCACGGTGATCGGCTCGCCCGAGGTCGCCGCCTATCGCGAGGGGCTTATCTCCCGGGATCAGCTAGTCTTCCTGGGAGAATCCATGCTCAAATCCGGCTACGGGCGCTACCTTCTCGACGCCGCACGCGACTAG